The Micromonospora krabiensis genome window below encodes:
- the fabF gene encoding beta-ketoacyl-ACP synthase II — translation MTRPDVVITGLGATTPLGGDVASTWEAMVAGRSGVSALTQEWAAQLPVRIAAQLAVEPSEVLDRVKLRRLDRSQAIAIVAARQAWADAGLADSGLDQERLAVSVGSGIGGATTLLAQDDILEASGPRRVSPHTVPMLMPNGPAAWVGLELGAQAGVHSVASACATGAEAIALGLDIIRSGRADVVVAGGTEAVIHPLPIAGFASMRAMSTRNDEPERASRPWDKGRDGFVLGEGAGIVVLERADHAAARGARVYARLAGAGITSDAYDIVQPHAEGHGAIRAISRAITDADIAKRDIVHVNAHATSTPVGDMLEIGALHKTLGDHPVLSATKSMTGHLLGAAGALESIATILAIRDGVVPPTINLEDPDEALTMDVAAHKARHMDIPAALNNAFGFGGHNVALVFARA, via the coding sequence ATGACTCGTCCCGACGTCGTCATCACCGGGCTCGGCGCGACGACCCCGCTCGGCGGGGACGTCGCGTCGACCTGGGAGGCCATGGTCGCCGGCCGCTCCGGGGTGAGTGCGCTCACCCAGGAGTGGGCGGCGCAACTGCCGGTACGGATCGCCGCGCAGTTGGCTGTCGAGCCCTCCGAGGTGCTGGACCGCGTCAAGCTGCGCCGGCTGGACCGCTCTCAGGCGATCGCGATCGTCGCGGCGCGGCAGGCGTGGGCGGACGCCGGTCTGGCCGACTCGGGCCTCGACCAGGAGCGGCTGGCCGTCAGCGTCGGCTCCGGCATCGGCGGCGCGACCACGCTGCTCGCCCAGGACGACATCCTGGAGGCGTCCGGGCCGCGCCGGGTCTCTCCGCACACCGTGCCGATGCTGATGCCGAACGGCCCGGCCGCCTGGGTCGGGTTGGAGCTCGGTGCGCAGGCCGGTGTCCACTCGGTGGCCAGCGCCTGCGCGACCGGCGCGGAGGCGATCGCGCTGGGCCTGGACATCATCCGGTCCGGCCGCGCCGACGTGGTCGTGGCCGGCGGCACCGAGGCCGTCATCCACCCGCTGCCCATCGCCGGCTTCGCCTCGATGCGGGCCATGTCGACCCGCAACGACGAGCCGGAGCGGGCCTCCCGCCCGTGGGACAAGGGCCGGGACGGCTTCGTCCTCGGCGAGGGCGCGGGCATCGTCGTCCTCGAACGCGCCGACCACGCCGCCGCGCGGGGCGCCCGGGTCTACGCCCGGCTCGCCGGCGCCGGCATCACCTCCGACGCGTACGACATCGTGCAGCCGCACGCGGAGGGCCACGGAGCGATCCGGGCGATCTCGCGGGCGATCACCGACGCGGACATCGCCAAGCGGGACATCGTCCACGTCAACGCGCACGCCACGTCGACCCCGGTCGGCGACATGCTGGAGATCGGCGCGCTGCACAAGACGCTGGGCGACCACCCGGTGCTGTCCGCGACGAAGTCGATGACCGGGCACCTGCTCGGCGCGGCGGGCGCGCTGGAGTCGATCGCCACCATCCTCGCGATCCGCGACGGGGTCGTTCCTCCGACGATCAACCTCGAGGACCCCGACGAGGCCCTCACGATGGACGTGGCGGCCCACAAGGCACGTCACATGGACATCCCCGCCGCACTCAACAACGCCTTCGGTTTCGGGGGCCACAACGTGGCCCTCGTCTTCGCGCGGGCCTGA
- a CDS encoding acyl carrier protein, whose translation MTRDEITAGLAEILEEVAGVNPDDVAEGKSFTDDLDVDSLSMVEVVVAAEEKFGVKIPDNEVQNLKTVGDAVSYIEAQS comes from the coding sequence ATGACCCGTGACGAGATCACCGCCGGCCTCGCCGAGATCCTCGAAGAGGTTGCCGGGGTGAACCCGGACGACGTGGCCGAGGGGAAGTCCTTCACCGACGACCTGGACGTCGACTCGCTCTCCATGGTGGAGGTCGTGGTGGCGGCCGAGGAGAAGTTCGGCGTCAAGATCCCGGACAACGAGGTGCAGAACCTGAAGACCGTCGGGGACGCGGTCTCCTACATCGAGGCGCAGTCCTGA
- a CDS encoding beta-ketoacyl-ACP synthase III: protein MAGSRIVALGHYQPSRVVTNDDLARMVDTNDEWIRDRVGIVTRRIADSETVADMAAAAAGKALANSGLTAADIGLVVVATCTSVDRSPNVACRVAAKLGITAPGAYDINTACSGFAYALGTVDHAIRAGASRNAIVIGAEKLSDFTDWTDRSTCIIFGDGAGAAVVTAAAEDEPAGVGPVVWGSVPEKSDAVRIEGWRPYIQQEGQAVFRWATTALAPLALQACERAGVAPSELAAFVPHQANARIIDGIAKRLNIPDAIIAKDIVESGNTSAASVPLALSKLVERREVPSGAPVLLFGFGGGLTYAGQVVRCP from the coding sequence ATGGCCGGAAGCCGGATCGTCGCCCTGGGGCACTACCAGCCCTCCCGGGTGGTCACCAACGACGACCTCGCCCGCATGGTCGACACCAACGACGAGTGGATCCGCGACCGGGTCGGCATCGTCACCCGGCGGATCGCCGACAGTGAGACGGTGGCCGACATGGCCGCGGCCGCCGCCGGCAAGGCGCTGGCCAACTCGGGCCTCACCGCCGCCGACATCGGCCTGGTCGTGGTCGCCACCTGCACCTCGGTCGACCGCAGCCCCAACGTGGCCTGCCGGGTCGCCGCCAAGCTCGGCATCACCGCGCCGGGCGCGTACGACATCAACACGGCCTGCTCGGGCTTCGCGTACGCGCTGGGCACCGTCGACCACGCCATCCGCGCCGGGGCGTCGCGCAACGCGATCGTCATCGGCGCCGAGAAGCTCTCCGACTTCACCGACTGGACCGACCGCTCGACCTGCATCATCTTCGGTGACGGCGCGGGCGCCGCGGTGGTCACCGCCGCCGCCGAGGACGAGCCGGCCGGTGTCGGCCCGGTCGTGTGGGGTTCGGTGCCGGAGAAGAGCGACGCGGTACGGATCGAGGGCTGGCGCCCGTACATCCAGCAGGAGGGCCAGGCCGTCTTCCGGTGGGCGACGACGGCGCTGGCGCCGCTGGCCCTGCAGGCCTGCGAGCGGGCCGGTGTGGCCCCGTCCGAGCTGGCCGCGTTCGTGCCGCACCAGGCCAACGCCCGGATCATCGACGGCATCGCCAAGCGGCTGAACATCCCCGACGCGATCATCGCGAAGGACATCGTCGAGTCCGGCAACACCTCCGCGGCGAGCGTGCCGCTGGCCCTGTCGAAGCTGGTCGAGCGGCGGGAGGTGCCCTCGGGGGCGCCGGTGCTGCTGTTCGGCTTCGGTGGCGGCCTGACCTACGCCGGTCAGGTCGTCCGGTGCCCCTGA
- a CDS encoding acyltransferase domain-containing protein produces MLAVLSPGQGSQKPGFLTPWLDLTGTEARLRWWSALAGVDLVHLGTAADADEIKDTARTQPLLVAAALLAAEHLPMHDVAVTAGHSVGELGAAALAGVLPAEAAITLAGVRGREMAAACALEPTGMAAVLGGDPDEVLAAIERHGLHPANRNGAGQIVAAGALDALDKLAAEPPAKARVIRLQVAGAFHTPYMAPAEAALAAVAAGITPADPARILLSNRDGAAVDHGRVLVQRLVRQVTAPVRWDLCMRTLADLGVTGVIELPPAGTLAGLVKRELKGPDAPEIVTLNTPDDLPAARDLIARHGAAPSHEPALPFRVVVAPSAGTFTPARDLTEGGTLRAGQVIGHVATRQGPVDVTAHDSGVLTEWLAHHDDPVAPGQPLARLDGHL; encoded by the coding sequence GTGCTCGCCGTACTTTCCCCCGGGCAGGGGTCCCAGAAGCCCGGCTTCCTGACTCCGTGGCTCGACCTGACCGGCACCGAGGCGCGTCTGCGCTGGTGGTCGGCGCTGGCCGGGGTCGACCTGGTGCACCTCGGCACGGCCGCCGACGCCGACGAGATCAAGGACACCGCGCGTACCCAGCCGCTGCTGGTCGCCGCCGCGCTGCTCGCCGCCGAGCACCTGCCGATGCACGACGTGGCGGTCACCGCCGGGCACAGCGTCGGCGAGTTGGGCGCGGCCGCCCTGGCCGGGGTGCTCCCCGCCGAGGCCGCGATCACCCTGGCCGGCGTCCGTGGCCGGGAGATGGCGGCCGCGTGCGCGTTGGAGCCGACCGGGATGGCCGCCGTCCTGGGCGGCGACCCGGACGAGGTGCTCGCCGCGATCGAGCGACACGGGCTGCACCCGGCCAACCGCAACGGCGCCGGTCAGATCGTCGCCGCCGGCGCGCTGGACGCCCTCGACAAGCTCGCCGCCGAGCCGCCCGCGAAGGCCCGGGTCATCCGGCTCCAGGTGGCCGGCGCCTTCCACACCCCGTACATGGCGCCGGCCGAGGCCGCACTGGCGGCGGTGGCCGCCGGGATCACCCCGGCCGATCCGGCCCGGATCCTGCTGTCCAACCGCGACGGCGCCGCCGTCGACCACGGGCGGGTCCTCGTGCAGCGGCTGGTCCGCCAGGTCACCGCCCCGGTCCGCTGGGACCTCTGCATGCGTACGCTGGCCGACCTCGGCGTCACCGGCGTCATCGAGCTTCCCCCGGCCGGCACCCTGGCCGGGCTGGTGAAGCGGGAGCTGAAGGGTCCGGACGCTCCCGAGATCGTCACTCTGAACACCCCGGACGACCTTCCGGCCGCGCGCGACCTCATCGCGCGGCACGGCGCGGCGCCGAGCCACGAGCCGGCCCTCCCGTTCCGGGTCGTGGTGGCACCCTCCGCCGGCACCTTCACGCCGGCGCGGGACCTGACCGAGGGCGGCACCCTCCGCGCCGGTCAGGTGATCGGCCACGTCGCCACCCGACAGGGCCCGGTCGACGTGACCGCGCACGACAGCGGCGTGCTCACCGAGTGGCTCGCCCACCACGACGACCCGGTCGCGCCGGGCCAACCGCTCGCCCGTCTCGACGGGCACCTCTGA
- a CDS encoding PucR family transcriptional regulator, whose translation MPAVEAQLRACQAGAVGNEPGDGELGATLRRIERAAGALATGSVARMDETLPWFRALPADQRSWVMLVAQAGVRSLVQWLRSGGGSTEGTQEVSDEVFAAAPQALARSITLQQTVALIKITIEVVEEQVPHLAAEGEEQQLRDAVLRFSREIAFAAARVYARAAESRGAWDARLQALLVDALLRGDSPDVLASRAAALGWTDAPPVAVAVGRSPGGDVSAVLHTVYRQARRIGAEVIGGVHGDRLVVVLGGAADPVAATGKLLSAFGEGPVVVGPAVPSLDEATESARAALAGFRAAPAWPTAPRPVPAGDLLPERALAGDAEARRRLRHDVYTVLVRAGGELLETLDAFFAAGGTLESAARALFVHPNTVRYRLRRIAEVTGFSPLAPRDAFALQVALTVGRLDPVVPMVPTQTLGPAVSKSSQTGDDHRRSL comes from the coding sequence GTGCCCGCCGTGGAGGCGCAGCTCAGGGCATGTCAGGCTGGGGCGGTGGGGAACGAGCCGGGAGACGGGGAGCTGGGCGCGACGCTGCGCCGGATCGAGCGGGCCGCGGGCGCGCTCGCGACCGGCAGCGTAGCCCGGATGGACGAGACCCTGCCCTGGTTCCGGGCGTTGCCCGCCGACCAGCGCTCCTGGGTCATGCTGGTGGCCCAGGCCGGCGTCCGGTCCCTGGTGCAGTGGCTGCGCTCCGGCGGCGGTAGCACCGAGGGCACCCAGGAGGTGTCCGACGAGGTCTTCGCCGCGGCGCCGCAGGCGCTGGCCCGGTCGATCACCCTCCAGCAGACCGTGGCTCTGATCAAGATCACGATCGAGGTCGTCGAGGAACAGGTGCCCCACCTCGCCGCCGAGGGCGAGGAGCAGCAGCTCCGCGACGCCGTCCTGCGCTTCTCCCGGGAGATCGCGTTCGCCGCCGCCCGGGTGTACGCCCGCGCCGCCGAGTCCCGCGGCGCCTGGGACGCCCGGCTGCAGGCGCTGCTGGTCGACGCCCTGCTGCGGGGGGACTCACCGGACGTGCTCGCCAGCCGGGCCGCCGCCCTGGGCTGGACGGACGCGCCGCCGGTGGCGGTGGCGGTGGGAAGGTCCCCGGGCGGGGACGTCTCCGCCGTGCTGCACACCGTGTACCGGCAGGCCCGCCGGATCGGGGCGGAGGTGATCGGCGGCGTGCACGGCGACCGGCTGGTCGTCGTGCTCGGCGGCGCGGCCGACCCGGTGGCCGCCACCGGGAAGCTGCTCAGCGCGTTCGGCGAGGGACCGGTGGTGGTCGGCCCGGCGGTGCCGAGCCTGGACGAGGCGACCGAGTCGGCCCGCGCCGCCCTGGCCGGGTTCCGGGCCGCACCGGCCTGGCCCACCGCGCCCCGGCCGGTGCCCGCCGGTGACCTGCTGCCCGAACGCGCCCTGGCCGGCGACGCGGAGGCCCGGCGTCGGTTGCGGCACGACGTGTACACCGTGCTGGTCCGCGCCGGCGGCGAGCTGCTGGAGACGCTGGACGCCTTCTTCGCCGCGGGCGGCACCCTGGAGAGCGCCGCGCGGGCGCTGTTCGTGCACCCGAACACGGTCCGCTACCGGCTGCGGCGCATCGCCGAGGTCACCGGGTTCTCGCCGCTCGCCCCACGGGACGCCTTCGCGCTCCAGGTGGCCCTGACCGTCGGCCGCCTCGACCCGGTGGTCCCGATGGTCCCGACCCAGACATTGGGCCCAGCCGTGAGTAAATCCTCACAGACTGGTGATGACCACCGCCGATCTTTGTAG
- a CDS encoding copper resistance CopC family protein, whose protein sequence is MGGRVARVAGLVPGVLGVALGVSLLLPATPALAHNSLTGSDPRDGARVAAAPERIELRFLSRLDPGTTKITVAGPNNVDAAGGAPTFSGSRVRVPFKPGAAGLYIVGYRVASSDGHPITGEVRFTLTTGTPADPSASPSSPGGAPATSGGALATPTTSPSPATAAAPGTASPSPTAAIVPASDEQGGPSGWLWALGGLVVLAALAAGLLLRRRAARR, encoded by the coding sequence ATGGGGGGCAGGGTCGCACGTGTGGCGGGGCTCGTGCCAGGGGTGCTCGGCGTGGCGCTCGGTGTGTCGTTGCTGCTACCGGCGACGCCGGCGCTGGCGCACAACTCGCTGACCGGCAGCGATCCCCGCGACGGTGCCCGCGTGGCCGCCGCGCCGGAGCGGATCGAGTTGCGATTCCTGTCCCGGCTGGACCCGGGTACGACGAAGATCACAGTCGCCGGACCGAACAATGTGGACGCCGCCGGCGGCGCGCCGACCTTCTCCGGCAGCCGGGTCCGGGTGCCCTTCAAGCCCGGCGCGGCCGGGCTCTACATCGTCGGCTACCGGGTGGCCTCCAGCGACGGGCACCCGATCACCGGCGAGGTCCGGTTCACCCTCACCACCGGCACCCCGGCCGACCCGTCGGCCTCCCCGTCGTCCCCGGGTGGCGCGCCCGCGACGAGCGGTGGGGCCCTCGCGACGCCGACGACCAGCCCGTCGCCGGCCACCGCGGCCGCTCCGGGCACCGCCAGCCCGAGCCCGACCGCGGCGATCGTGCCGGCGTCCGACGAGCAGGGCGGCCCGAGCGGTTGGCTCTGGGCCCTCGGCGGTCTGGTGGTGCTCGCGGCCCTGGCAGCGGGTCTGCTGCTGCGCCGCCGAGCCGCCCGTCGCTGA
- the gltX gene encoding glutamate--tRNA ligase produces the protein MTVRVRFAPSPTGMFHVGGARSALQNWIYAKQQGGVFVLRIEDTDAARNKPEWTEGILSALDWIGIERTSYEGPHFQSENAHEHRAAAQRLYESGRAYYCDCTREDVQARTGSQYAGYDGYHRDKGLGPGEGRALRFRTPDEGETVVVDLIRGEPTFENKLIEDFVIARGDGSPVFLLANVVDDMTMGITHVIRAEEHLPNTPKQQLLWDALGVKPPVWAHVPVVVNEKRQKLSKRRDKVALEAYRDEGYLADAMRNYLMLLGWAPSGDREIVPWSVIEQEFRLEDVNPSPAFFDEKKLRAFNGEYIRALSVEDFVDACQPWLTGTGTIAPPPWQPEEFDADVFAAVAPLAQTRIAVLSEIVPNVDFLFLATPLVEEAAWAKAMKEGSAELLDGAIAAFEALDSWDAESTKAALEAVGAERGLKLGKAQAPVRVAVTGRTVGLPLFESLQVLGRERTLTRLRAARVRLV, from the coding sequence GTGACGGTACGTGTACGCTTCGCCCCCTCCCCGACCGGTATGTTCCACGTCGGCGGCGCCCGCTCGGCCCTGCAGAACTGGATCTACGCCAAGCAGCAGGGCGGGGTGTTCGTGCTCCGCATCGAGGACACCGACGCGGCGCGCAACAAGCCCGAGTGGACCGAGGGCATCCTCTCCGCGCTGGACTGGATCGGCATCGAGCGCACCAGCTACGAGGGCCCCCACTTCCAGTCGGAGAACGCCCACGAGCACCGGGCCGCCGCCCAGCGGCTCTACGAGTCGGGCCGGGCGTACTACTGCGACTGCACCCGGGAGGACGTGCAGGCCCGCACCGGCTCCCAGTACGCCGGCTACGACGGCTACCACCGGGACAAGGGCCTCGGCCCGGGCGAGGGGCGGGCGCTGCGCTTCCGTACGCCCGACGAGGGCGAGACCGTTGTGGTCGACCTGATCCGCGGTGAGCCCACCTTCGAGAACAAGCTCATCGAGGACTTCGTCATCGCCCGCGGCGACGGCTCCCCCGTGTTCCTGCTGGCCAACGTCGTCGACGACATGACCATGGGGATCACCCACGTGATCCGGGCCGAGGAGCACCTGCCCAACACGCCCAAGCAGCAGCTGCTCTGGGACGCCCTCGGGGTCAAGCCGCCGGTCTGGGCGCACGTGCCGGTGGTCGTCAACGAGAAGCGCCAGAAGCTCTCCAAGCGCCGCGACAAGGTCGCGCTCGAGGCGTACCGGGACGAGGGCTACCTGGCCGACGCGATGCGCAACTACCTGATGCTGCTCGGCTGGGCGCCCTCCGGCGACCGGGAGATCGTCCCGTGGTCGGTCATCGAGCAGGAGTTCCGGCTGGAGGACGTGAACCCCTCGCCGGCGTTCTTCGACGAGAAGAAGCTGCGCGCGTTCAACGGCGAGTACATCCGGGCCCTGTCGGTCGAGGACTTCGTCGACGCCTGCCAGCCGTGGCTGACCGGCACCGGGACCATCGCGCCTCCGCCGTGGCAGCCGGAGGAGTTCGACGCGGACGTCTTCGCCGCCGTCGCCCCGCTGGCCCAGACCCGGATCGCGGTGCTCAGCGAGATCGTGCCGAACGTCGACTTCCTCTTCCTGGCCACGCCGCTGGTCGAGGAGGCGGCCTGGGCCAAGGCGATGAAGGAGGGCTCGGCGGAGCTGCTCGACGGGGCCATCGCCGCGTTCGAGGCGCTGGACTCCTGGGACGCGGAGTCCACGAAGGCGGCCCTGGAGGCGGTCGGCGCCGAGCGGGGTCTCAAGCTCGGCAAGGCCCAGGCACCCGTGCGGGTCGCCGTCACCGGCCGGACCGTGGGGCTGCCGCTGTTCGAGTCGCTGCAGGTGCTCGGCCGCGAGCGCACCCTCACCCGGCTGCGCGCCGCTCGGGTCCGCCTGGTCTGA